A portion of the Corynebacterium rouxii genome contains these proteins:
- the metH gene encoding methionine synthase, whose amino-acid sequence MNTATPQFKTTFLDAMKDRVLIGDGAMGTQLQGFDLDVEADFLGFEGCNEILNHTRPDVVSAIHRAYFEAGADLVETNTFGCNLPNLADYDIADRCRELAFKGVKIAREVADEMGPSADGTPRFVLGSMGPGTKLPSLGHAPYEALKNHYTEAALGMIEGGADAILVETAQDLLQVKAAVHGCQSAFETSGIQIPIVCHVTVETTGTMLLGSEIGAALTAIEPLNVDMIGLNCATGPDEMSEHLRYLSRNAHIPVSVMPNAGLPVLGKNGAVYPLTEKELASALRGFVEEYGLSMVGGCCGTTPDHIREVRKAVLGDSEYQPALQADRNPDVGDAVSSLYTSVNLTQDTGITMIGERTNANGSKAFREAMLAGDLEKCVDIAKQQTRDGAHMLDLCVDYVGRDGTADMAQLASLLATSSTLPIMIDSTEPDVIQVGLEHLGGRCAVNSVNFEDGDGPDSRYQRIMRLVKRHGAAVVALTIDEEGQARTAEKKIEIAERLIADITSTWGLDESDIIVDTLTFPVSTGQEETRRDGIETIEAIRELKKRHPKIHTTLGLSNISFGLNPAARQVLNSVFLNECIEAGLDSAIAHSSKIVPMNRIDEEQRRVALDMVYDRRSESYDPLQTFMRLFEGVSAASASDARAEALAAMPLFERIAQRIIDGEKAGFEDDLDAGMKEKEPLQIINEDLLEGMKTVGDLFGSGQMQLPFVLQSAETMKHAVAYLEQFMEADKDAGEGNGTIVIATVKGDVHDIGKNLVDIILSNNGFNVVNIGIKQPIANILEAAEKHKADAIGMSGLLVKSTVIMKENLQEMNQAQKSDYPVILGGAALTRAYVEDDLTEVYDGNVHYAKDAFESLRLMQEFMAEARGERLDPQSSEALAAAKKKAERKARRERSKQIVAQRKAKEVPIAVPERSEVATDTPIATPPFWGTRIVKGINLSEYLPLLDERALFMGRWGLKATRGTEGPSYEELVETEGRPRLRYWIDRLKAEKILDHAAVVYGYFPAVSEGDTVILLETPDPTSAEVARFDFPRQQRGKFLCVADFIRSRDHAIKTKTIDVFPLQLVTMGQPIADFANVLFADNNYRDYLEVHGVGVQLTEALAEYWHARIRHELSLSDGSHAGDEDSTDLQEFFNLKYRGARYSFGYGSCPNLEDRETLVNLLGSRRIGVDISEEFQLHPEQSTDAFVLYHPEAKYFNV is encoded by the coding sequence ATGAACACTGCCACGCCCCAATTTAAAACTACATTTCTTGACGCCATGAAAGATCGCGTTCTGATCGGTGATGGAGCAATGGGTACCCAGCTCCAAGGATTCGATCTTGACGTCGAAGCCGATTTTCTAGGGTTCGAGGGCTGCAACGAAATTCTTAACCACACTCGGCCAGATGTTGTTTCCGCAATCCACCGTGCCTATTTTGAAGCGGGCGCCGACTTGGTTGAAACGAATACTTTTGGTTGCAACCTACCCAATTTGGCCGATTATGACATTGCCGATCGGTGTAGAGAACTCGCGTTTAAAGGTGTAAAAATTGCCCGAGAAGTTGCTGATGAAATGGGCCCCAGCGCTGATGGCACACCACGTTTCGTTTTAGGCTCGATGGGGCCTGGAACAAAGCTGCCTTCACTTGGTCACGCACCCTATGAAGCGTTGAAAAATCATTACACCGAGGCAGCACTTGGCATGATCGAAGGCGGCGCAGATGCTATTTTGGTTGAAACCGCCCAAGATTTGCTTCAGGTTAAGGCAGCTGTACATGGTTGCCAAAGTGCATTTGAGACTTCTGGTATTCAGATTCCCATAGTTTGTCACGTTACGGTTGAAACTACTGGCACTATGCTTTTAGGGTCCGAAATCGGTGCTGCACTTACGGCAATTGAGCCACTTAATGTGGACATGATTGGTCTTAACTGTGCGACTGGTCCAGACGAAATGAGTGAGCACCTTCGATACTTGTCTCGCAATGCTCACATTCCGGTTTCAGTCATGCCTAATGCCGGTTTGCCCGTCCTAGGTAAAAATGGTGCTGTATACCCGCTAACGGAAAAAGAACTCGCAAGTGCGCTGAGAGGATTCGTTGAAGAATACGGGCTCAGCATGGTGGGAGGCTGCTGTGGTACCACGCCTGACCATATTCGTGAAGTACGTAAGGCTGTACTTGGGGATAGTGAGTATCAACCGGCACTTCAGGCTGACAGAAATCCCGATGTGGGAGATGCAGTATCGAGTCTGTACACCAGTGTGAATCTCACACAAGATACTGGCATCACCATGATCGGTGAGCGAACTAACGCCAATGGTTCTAAAGCTTTCCGCGAAGCGATGCTTGCAGGTGATCTTGAAAAATGTGTCGATATTGCTAAGCAACAAACACGCGATGGCGCCCACATGCTTGATTTATGCGTTGATTATGTGGGTCGTGACGGCACAGCTGATATGGCTCAATTAGCTTCATTGTTAGCAACTAGCTCAACTCTTCCCATCATGATTGATTCTACTGAGCCGGATGTTATCCAAGTAGGACTCGAACACTTAGGCGGTCGATGTGCAGTAAATTCTGTGAACTTTGAAGATGGTGATGGCCCAGATTCTCGCTATCAACGCATTATGCGGTTGGTCAAACGCCATGGAGCTGCAGTAGTCGCGCTTACCATCGACGAAGAAGGGCAGGCGCGCACTGCCGAAAAGAAGATTGAAATTGCCGAGCGGCTTATAGCCGACATTACGTCGACATGGGGGTTAGACGAAAGCGACATTATCGTCGATACGCTTACTTTCCCTGTCTCAACCGGCCAAGAAGAAACGCGTCGAGACGGTATCGAGACTATCGAAGCAATTCGCGAGCTAAAAAAACGTCATCCTAAAATTCACACCACCTTGGGACTATCCAACATCTCTTTTGGACTGAACCCAGCAGCACGTCAAGTTCTCAATTCCGTATTTTTGAACGAGTGCATTGAAGCAGGACTCGATTCGGCTATTGCGCATTCGTCAAAGATTGTTCCCATGAATCGTATCGATGAGGAACAGCGACGGGTTGCTCTCGACATGGTGTACGACCGAAGGTCTGAAAGTTATGATCCTCTTCAAACTTTCATGCGCTTATTTGAAGGAGTATCTGCAGCTAGCGCAAGCGATGCGCGGGCAGAAGCACTAGCAGCTATGCCGTTATTCGAGCGGATCGCTCAACGTATCATTGATGGTGAAAAGGCTGGTTTCGAGGATGACCTCGATGCAGGTATGAAAGAAAAAGAACCGCTGCAAATTATCAACGAGGATCTCCTAGAAGGAATGAAAACCGTTGGTGATCTCTTTGGTTCAGGCCAAATGCAATTGCCATTCGTCCTGCAATCTGCTGAGACGATGAAGCATGCGGTCGCTTATCTCGAGCAGTTCATGGAAGCGGATAAAGATGCTGGCGAAGGTAATGGAACAATTGTCATTGCGACAGTAAAAGGTGACGTCCATGACATTGGAAAGAACCTTGTCGACATTATTCTTTCAAATAATGGTTTTAATGTTGTCAATATTGGCATCAAGCAACCTATAGCAAACATCCTAGAGGCCGCTGAGAAACACAAAGCGGATGCTATTGGTATGTCCGGGCTATTGGTTAAATCTACGGTGATCATGAAAGAAAATCTCCAAGAAATGAACCAAGCACAAAAATCTGACTATCCTGTCATTCTTGGTGGTGCAGCGCTTACGCGCGCATATGTAGAAGATGACCTCACCGAGGTCTACGACGGTAATGTTCACTATGCAAAAGATGCATTCGAATCTCTTCGCCTAATGCAAGAATTTATGGCTGAAGCTAGGGGAGAGCGCCTCGATCCCCAGTCGTCAGAAGCTCTTGCAGCCGCTAAGAAAAAAGCTGAGAGAAAAGCACGTCGAGAACGTTCAAAGCAAATTGTTGCGCAGCGTAAAGCAAAGGAAGTTCCTATCGCGGTCCCAGAACGATCCGAAGTTGCAACTGACACGCCAATCGCAACACCGCCTTTCTGGGGAACCCGAATTGTCAAAGGCATCAATTTATCTGAGTATCTACCGCTTCTCGACGAACGCGCGCTGTTCATGGGTCGTTGGGGCTTGAAAGCGACTCGTGGCACAGAGGGACCAAGTTATGAAGAACTTGTAGAAACTGAAGGCCGACCACGACTGCGTTACTGGATCGACAGACTCAAGGCTGAAAAAATACTTGATCACGCTGCCGTGGTCTACGGATATTTCCCAGCAGTTTCTGAAGGTGATACGGTGATTCTTCTTGAAACTCCAGATCCAACTTCTGCAGAGGTAGCACGTTTCGATTTTCCTCGACAACAACGCGGAAAGTTTCTTTGCGTCGCCGACTTCATTAGGTCCCGTGATCACGCAATCAAGACAAAAACGATAGACGTATTCCCGCTTCAATTGGTGACTATGGGACAACCGATTGCGGACTTTGCCAACGTCCTTTTTGCTGATAATAATTACCGTGACTATCTCGAAGTTCATGGTGTCGGTGTGCAACTTACGGAAGCACTTGCAGAGTATTGGCATGCCCGTATCCGCCACGAATTGTCGCTTTCCGATGGCTCTCATGCGGGTGACGAAGATTCCACTGATCTGCAGGAATTTTTTAATCTTAAATATCGAGGTGCTCGTTATTCCTTTGGTTATGGTTCCTGCCCAAATCTCGAAGATCGCGAAACCTTGGTAAATTTGCTTGGCTCGCGTCGGATCGGGGTAGATATTTCAGAAGAGTTTCAGCTGCATCCAGAGCAATCAACAGATGCATTCGTGTTGTATCACCCAGAAGCAAAATACTTCAATGTGTAA
- the mshC gene encoding cysteine--1-D-myo-inosityl 2-amino-2-deoxy-alpha-D-glucopyranoside ligase gives MQSWPMPTIPSVPGKPAVLSLFDTSDQVIKPVEVDTPEVGVYVCGITPYDSTHLGHAATYLTFDLINRQLIDAGHCVHFVQNITDVDEPLFERALRDGVDWRDLGSSQIDLFRSDMEDLSVIPPRHYVGAMESIPEVISMVEAMLANGSAYIVESDSYRDIYASITATTQFGYESHYSRDLMEHFFAERGGDPERIGKKDPLDALIWRAHRPGEPSWDAPFGAGRPGWHVECSAIATHHLGSHFAIQGGGSDLIFPHHEFSAAHAEATFGESRMAGHYVHTGMIGLDGTKMSKSLGNLVFVSRLTSAGYHPSDIRLGVFAGHYRDDRDWSTDLLTVARERRQAWIAAADNARDVQQVQEMIQKMRLLLANDLDTPAVFAEVDNWAKLIPSNDSTRTEAGVLMAAALDALMGIKI, from the coding sequence ATGCAATCTTGGCCCATGCCGACAATCCCTTCAGTGCCGGGTAAACCGGCTGTACTGTCCTTGTTTGATACCAGTGATCAAGTAATTAAACCTGTTGAAGTAGACACCCCAGAAGTTGGGGTTTATGTGTGCGGAATTACCCCTTATGACTCCACACATTTAGGACATGCAGCGACATACTTGACATTCGACCTTATCAATAGGCAGCTTATCGACGCCGGCCACTGCGTTCATTTCGTTCAAAACATCACTGACGTCGATGAGCCTCTTTTTGAACGTGCATTAAGAGATGGCGTCGACTGGCGAGATTTAGGTTCCAGCCAAATCGATCTTTTTAGATCAGACATGGAGGACCTTAGCGTTATTCCTCCTCGCCATTATGTTGGCGCCATGGAGTCTATTCCTGAAGTAATTTCAATGGTGGAAGCCATGCTTGCCAATGGCTCAGCCTACATCGTTGAGTCAGACTCATACCGTGATATTTATGCATCCATAACTGCGACAACTCAGTTTGGGTATGAGTCCCATTATTCTCGTGATCTAATGGAACATTTTTTTGCTGAACGTGGTGGAGACCCCGAACGTATCGGGAAAAAGGATCCGCTTGATGCTCTTATATGGAGAGCACACCGACCGGGTGAACCTTCTTGGGATGCACCATTCGGGGCGGGGCGCCCTGGATGGCACGTCGAGTGTTCCGCGATCGCAACACACCATTTGGGAAGCCATTTCGCAATTCAAGGTGGCGGATCAGATCTTATCTTCCCTCACCACGAATTCTCGGCAGCTCACGCTGAGGCAACATTTGGCGAGTCCCGAATGGCGGGTCACTATGTGCACACAGGGATGATCGGACTTGATGGCACAAAAATGAGCAAATCCTTGGGCAATTTAGTATTCGTATCGCGGCTGACCTCAGCGGGATATCATCCATCTGACATTAGACTTGGAGTTTTTGCAGGTCATTATCGTGACGATCGTGACTGGTCGACTGATCTCCTCACAGTCGCACGGGAGCGCAGACAAGCGTGGATTGCTGCAGCTGATAATGCTCGAGACGTACAACAAGTTCAAGAAATGATTCAAAAAATGCGTCTTTTATTGGCTAACGACCTAGACACCCCCGCGGTCTTTGCTGAAGTAGATAACTGGGCCAAATTAATCCCATCAAATGATTCAACTCGTACCGAGGCTGGAGTGCTCATGGCAGCGGCTTTGGATGCATTAATGGGAATAAAGATTTAA
- a CDS encoding undecaprenyl-diphosphate phosphatase, translating into MTHDPSSQISWSQTIVLSIVQGLTEFLPISSSGHLRIVSELFWGKDAGASFTAVVQLGTEAAVLVYFAKDIAKILTGWFRGLFNKNHRGFDYRMGWMVIVGTLPVSVVGLLAKDLIRDNLRNMWITASVLILFSFVFIAAEKWGSKRRSFDQLRMKDAIIMGCAQCLALIPGVSRSGGTVSAGLFVGLDREVATRFSFLLAIPAVLASGLFSLPDAFAPHAGQAASGMQLAVGTGIAFVLGYASIAWLLKFVGSHSFSWFAAYRIPVGLLVMALLATGMLTA; encoded by the coding sequence CTGACTCACGATCCATCGAGTCAAATAAGCTGGTCCCAGACAATTGTGCTGTCTATCGTTCAAGGCCTCACCGAGTTTCTTCCTATTAGTTCATCCGGACATCTGCGAATTGTCTCTGAGCTTTTTTGGGGCAAAGATGCTGGAGCAAGTTTTACTGCTGTCGTTCAACTAGGTACTGAAGCAGCGGTACTCGTTTACTTTGCTAAAGATATTGCAAAGATTCTCACTGGCTGGTTTAGAGGCCTTTTTAATAAAAACCACCGAGGTTTCGATTACCGCATGGGATGGATGGTCATTGTTGGCACATTGCCAGTGAGCGTCGTAGGACTGCTGGCCAAGGATCTTATTCGAGACAATCTCCGAAACATGTGGATTACAGCGTCAGTCTTAATCCTTTTTTCGTTTGTATTTATTGCTGCCGAAAAATGGGGTAGTAAGCGTCGCAGCTTTGATCAACTGAGAATGAAAGACGCCATAATTATGGGCTGCGCACAGTGTTTGGCATTGATACCAGGCGTTTCACGGTCAGGTGGCACCGTTTCTGCAGGTTTATTCGTCGGCCTTGATAGGGAAGTTGCGACTCGTTTTAGTTTCCTTTTGGCTATCCCTGCAGTATTAGCATCTGGCTTATTCTCGCTTCCCGACGCCTTTGCTCCCCACGCAGGACAGGCGGCTTCAGGAATGCAACTTGCTGTAGGTACCGGAATTGCTTTTGTCTTAGGCTATGCTTCCATCGCATGGCTTTTGAAATTCGTTGGCAGTCACTCGTTTAGTTGGTTTGCAGCTTATCGAATCCCCGTCGGTTTACTCGTCATGGCATTACTAGCTACCGGAATGCTAACCGCCTAA
- a CDS encoding YncE family protein, whose protein sequence is MCTFSTLSAFALTACSGNAETTNVAEIQPDMGSATAATSPKATNPEGIVLKRSAIDALQAVGNSIGIKMGSHLELGSASDFEKDNTTKVSIDAECFDMTSNAKAFIVACSDGVHSVDPVSGKDSVIAHPTETAHYAVQVSTGEVIIAHRDSNKVEVFNHGEKLSETATEYGSDQLVSVPIEGHDDAVVRINNKYTLIQDVNWKESKPGAILRVGKGVGRISAAEQGVVLASDAKKNQFAVYGAKDVIRLHQTSPTGPSPWGIAWDHKHDMAWVATTGDNKVTGYDISSGTGSEKSSYNTIENVHNIAVLDDGTLVLASASGAGLQLLKSQAD, encoded by the coding sequence ATGTGTACATTCTCTACTCTCTCCGCATTTGCATTGACCGCATGTAGCGGTAATGCAGAAACAACAAATGTGGCAGAAATTCAGCCTGACATGGGAAGCGCTACCGCAGCAACTTCCCCAAAGGCTACAAACCCCGAGGGAATTGTACTCAAGCGCAGTGCAATCGACGCGCTCCAAGCAGTGGGAAATTCGATTGGAATCAAAATGGGTTCTCACCTAGAGCTCGGATCTGCTTCGGATTTCGAAAAAGATAACACGACTAAAGTGTCTATTGACGCTGAATGCTTTGATATGACATCAAACGCGAAGGCTTTCATTGTTGCTTGTTCGGACGGGGTGCATTCTGTTGATCCAGTATCGGGCAAAGATTCAGTAATTGCTCACCCAACTGAAACTGCCCACTATGCAGTACAGGTGTCAACCGGAGAAGTTATCATTGCGCATCGCGATTCGAACAAGGTTGAGGTGTTCAACCATGGTGAAAAACTCTCCGAGACAGCAACTGAATACGGGTCTGATCAACTTGTTTCAGTTCCAATCGAAGGCCATGATGATGCAGTTGTCAGAATCAATAACAAATACACCTTGATTCAAGACGTAAATTGGAAAGAGTCAAAACCGGGTGCCATTCTGCGGGTAGGTAAAGGTGTCGGAAGGATATCTGCAGCCGAGCAAGGCGTTGTGCTCGCTTCAGACGCCAAGAAGAATCAGTTTGCAGTGTACGGTGCTAAGGACGTCATCCGGCTTCACCAAACCTCTCCCACTGGACCTAGCCCTTGGGGTATTGCTTGGGACCACAAGCATGACATGGCCTGGGTTGCTACCACTGGAGATAACAAGGTAACAGGTTACGATATTTCATCCGGAACAGGATCCGAAAAAAGCTCATATAACACCATCGAAAACGTCCACAACATTGCCGTGCTTGACGACGGTACGTTGGTGCTTGCATCCGCATCTGGAGCAGGTCTCCAACTTCTCAAGAGTCAAGCAGACTAA
- a CDS encoding quinone-dependent dihydroorotate dehydrogenase, which yields MSDFSSHPLRTKAYALALKGMFTMSPERIHHIITRGMQLVQAISPLRRALGSILPVNDPILSQEVFGVTFPRPLGLAAGFDKNGEAPDVWAAFGFGYAELGTVTASPQPGNPTPRLFRLPADKAILNRMGFNNVGAAEVAKNLKRRKSDAVIGINIGKTKVVAPEDAVNDYRRSALLLGNLSDYLVINVSSPNTPGLRDLQAVESLRPIIAAVQESTSVPVLVKIAPDLSDHDIDAVADLAVEMGIAGIVATNTTISRDELSTPQQTVADMGAGGISGAPVAQRSLEVLERLYARVGTEMVLIGVGGISTPQQAWDRIAAGATLLQGYTGMIYGGADWIRDIHLGISAQLRAHGLNNIDQAIGSKLPWTLQ from the coding sequence ATGTCGGATTTTTCATCTCATCCTTTGCGAACAAAGGCGTACGCACTTGCACTAAAAGGGATGTTTACGATGTCCCCTGAGCGCATTCACCATATCATTACTCGTGGTATGCAATTAGTACAAGCAATTTCACCTTTACGGCGCGCACTGGGATCGATTCTTCCTGTCAACGATCCCATTTTGAGCCAAGAGGTGTTTGGTGTGACTTTCCCCCGGCCGCTTGGACTAGCCGCAGGATTTGATAAAAATGGTGAAGCTCCGGATGTGTGGGCAGCATTCGGCTTTGGTTATGCAGAATTGGGAACAGTGACAGCATCACCTCAACCTGGCAACCCTACTCCTCGGCTGTTCCGTCTACCTGCAGATAAAGCGATTTTGAACCGTATGGGATTCAATAATGTGGGAGCTGCTGAAGTAGCTAAGAATCTTAAACGACGTAAGTCTGATGCGGTTATTGGCATTAATATCGGTAAGACTAAGGTGGTTGCTCCGGAGGACGCCGTGAATGATTATCGACGATCAGCACTGCTTCTCGGCAACCTCTCAGACTATCTCGTTATTAATGTTTCGTCCCCAAATACTCCGGGGCTTCGAGATCTTCAAGCAGTAGAATCGCTGCGCCCGATAATCGCAGCGGTTCAAGAATCAACGTCTGTGCCAGTGCTAGTGAAAATAGCGCCAGATTTGTCTGATCATGACATAGACGCAGTAGCAGACCTAGCTGTCGAAATGGGAATTGCCGGCATCGTAGCGACTAATACGACCATTTCCCGCGATGAACTGAGCACTCCTCAGCAAACTGTTGCAGACATGGGAGCTGGCGGCATCTCAGGTGCTCCGGTAGCTCAGCGATCACTGGAAGTACTGGAACGCCTTTATGCACGCGTAGGAACGGAAATGGTGCTCATTGGAGTAGGAGGCATTTCAACACCACAGCAAGCATGGGATCGTATCGCCGCAGGAGCAACCCTGTTACAGGGTTACACAGGAATGATCTACGGTGGAGCAGATTGGATCAGAGATATTCATTTAGGAATTTCAGCCCAGTTGCGAGCCCACGGCCTCAACAACATTGATCAAGCCATCGGTTCGAAACTTCCATGGACGCTTCAATAA
- a CDS encoding YbhB/YbcL family Raf kinase inhibitor-like protein, which produces MTYSDNPNRFPGADPYASLKQLPTFSLHSEDFSDGEKFSSIHLGGNDVSPHLEWSALPEGTKSIAITCFDPDAPTASGFWHWAVFNIPVSQVSIAQGAANDGSLDQLGAISLCGDSGKRGYYGPNPPAGHGPHRYLFAVHAVDVETLDVDTGASPAVLGFNLYFHSLGRAIRWGWYENP; this is translated from the coding sequence ATGACATATTCCGATAATCCCAATCGCTTCCCAGGTGCGGACCCGTATGCATCTCTTAAGCAACTTCCAACATTCTCATTGCACTCGGAAGACTTTTCTGATGGGGAGAAATTTAGTTCGATCCATCTGGGAGGAAATGACGTTTCTCCGCATCTTGAGTGGAGTGCATTACCTGAAGGCACAAAGTCTATTGCTATCACTTGCTTCGACCCTGATGCTCCCACTGCTTCAGGCTTTTGGCACTGGGCGGTTTTCAACATTCCGGTTTCCCAAGTATCAATTGCGCAAGGTGCAGCAAACGATGGCTCGCTCGACCAGCTCGGTGCTATAAGCCTCTGTGGAGATTCTGGGAAACGGGGCTACTATGGCCCTAATCCGCCTGCTGGTCATGGCCCACATCGTTATTTGTTTGCGGTACATGCGGTTGACGTTGAAACTTTAGATGTCGACACAGGCGCTTCACCTGCAGTGTTGGGGTTTAATCTTTACTTCCATAGTTTGGGTCGTGCGATCCGCTGGGGATGGTATGAGAACCCCTAG
- a CDS encoding DDE-type integrase/transposase/recombinase, with translation MGREFKTLSPNRLWVTDITYVRTRKGFVYTAFVTDVFSRKIVGWALSDLMRTSSLATAGVEPSDCVY, from the coding sequence GTGGGCCGCGAGTTCAAAACCCTAAGCCCTAACCGGTTGTGGGTGACTGACATTACCTATGTGCGCACCAGGAAAGGGTTCGTGTACACCGCTTTTGTTACCGACGTGTTCTCGAGGAAGATCGTTGGATGGGCGTTGTCGGATTTGATGCGCACTTCAAGCCTTGCTACTGCAGGCGTTGAACCAAGTGATTGTGTGTACTAA
- a CDS encoding IS3 family transposase, which produces MYGIRKMWRVLRREGIDMGHEQTARLMRLAGVTGKGQRWCSGYDPQTHRPGYTSRLGGPRVQNPKP; this is translated from the coding sequence GTGTACGGCATCCGCAAGATGTGGCGCGTCCTTCGCCGCGAGGGAATCGACATGGGACATGAGCAGACTGCCCGCCTCATGCGCCTTGCAGGAGTTACTGGCAAAGGGCAAAGGTGGTGCTCCGGTTACGACCCGCAAACCCACAGGCCCGGATACACGTCCAGACTTGGTGGGCCGCGAGTTCAAAACCCTAAGCCCTAA
- the meaB gene encoding methylmalonyl Co-A mutase-associated GTPase MeaB, with amino-acid sequence MSADNEYLEHHLGSLLTTAGTDLGEVTAVAPEIVKKARRRIDVDELFEGVRRGDRTLISRAITLLESTAPAHRILAQELLVKLLPFSGKALRVGITGVPGVGKSTFIEELGMKLIGDGHKLAVLAIDPSSTKTRGSILGDKTRMAKLAREDNAFIRPSPSAGTLGGVAKATRESMVVFEAAGYDVILVETVGVGQSEVAVSQMVDCFTFLALAGAGDQLQGIKKGILEMADLVAINKADGPNLKNAKRAARELAAAMRMVRQENDLWHPPTITMSAVEHEGVDEFWEHVQNHNKAMLESGVFEHNRREQQVQWMWSMVHETLLQRLNTDPNVVEVKKLVEDQLRHAHITPTLAAERILNAFDHVTTD; translated from the coding sequence ATGTCCGCAGACAACGAATACCTCGAGCATCATTTGGGTTCACTTTTAACTACCGCTGGTACTGATTTGGGGGAGGTGACTGCTGTTGCCCCTGAGATTGTGAAAAAAGCGCGGCGGCGTATTGATGTTGACGAGTTATTTGAAGGCGTCCGTCGAGGTGATCGAACGCTTATATCCCGAGCTATTACCTTGTTAGAATCTACTGCTCCGGCACACAGAATTTTGGCTCAAGAATTGCTGGTCAAGTTGTTGCCATTTAGCGGTAAAGCGCTTCGCGTAGGTATCACTGGTGTACCCGGCGTAGGAAAATCCACGTTTATTGAGGAGCTGGGGATGAAGCTGATTGGTGATGGACATAAACTAGCGGTGCTTGCCATCGATCCTTCCTCTACAAAGACACGAGGATCGATCTTGGGTGATAAAACCCGTATGGCTAAGCTAGCCCGTGAAGATAATGCCTTTATTCGTCCTTCTCCTTCCGCTGGAACTCTCGGTGGCGTTGCTAAAGCTACTCGTGAATCTATGGTGGTTTTCGAGGCTGCAGGATACGATGTGATTCTTGTTGAAACCGTTGGCGTAGGGCAATCAGAAGTTGCTGTCTCACAGATGGTTGATTGTTTTACCTTTTTGGCTCTGGCTGGTGCAGGCGATCAATTACAAGGAATCAAAAAAGGCATTCTTGAAATGGCAGATTTGGTTGCTATCAACAAAGCTGATGGTCCGAACCTGAAAAATGCGAAACGAGCGGCTCGTGAACTAGCAGCTGCAATGCGAATGGTCCGCCAAGAAAACGACCTGTGGCACCCGCCGACGATTACTATGTCAGCCGTAGAACATGAAGGCGTAGATGAATTCTGGGAACACGTTCAAAATCACAATAAGGCAATGCTGGAATCTGGCGTATTCGAGCATAACCGCAGAGAACAACAAGTTCAGTGGATGTGGTCAATGGTCCATGAGACTTTACTTCAACGATTAAACACCGATCCGAATGTTGTTGAAGTGAAAAAATTGGTGGAAGATCAGTTACGACACGCGCATATCACACCTACACTAGCTGCTGAACGAATTCTCAATGCTTTTGACCATGTCACTACTGACTAG